A window of Physeter macrocephalus isolate SW-GA unplaced genomic scaffold, ASM283717v5 random_55, whole genome shotgun sequence contains these coding sequences:
- the GPR162 gene encoding probable G-protein coupled receptor 162: MARGGPGAEEASLRSNALSWLACGLLALLANAWIILSISAKQHKHKPLELLLCFLAGTHILMAAVPLTTFAVVQLRRQASSDYDWNESICKVFVSTYYTLALATCFTVASLSYHRMWMVRWPVNYRLSNAKKQALHAVVGIWMVSFILSTLPSIGWHNNGERYYARGCQFIVSKIGLGFGVCFSLLLLGGIVMGLVCVAITFYQTLWARPRRAQQARRAGAGGWARGAGPGGLGTRPAFEVPAIVVEDARGKRRSSLDGSESAKTSLQVTNLVSAIVFLYDSLTGVPILVVSFFSLKSDSAPPWMVLAVLWCSMAQTLLLPSFIWSCERYRADVRTVWEQCVAIMSEEDGDDDGGCDDYADGRVCKVRFDANGATAPGGRDPTQVKLLPGRHMLFPPLERVHYLQVPLSRRLSHDETNIFPTPRAPGSFLHKWSSSDDIRVLPAQSRALEGPPEYLGQRQRLEGEEEEGEAEGGGLASLRQFLEGGVLGSGGGPPRGPGFFREEITTFIDETPLPSPTASPGPSPRRPRPLGVSPRRLSLGSPDSRVVGLPLGLSAGRRCSLTGGEGSARAWGGSWDPGNPIFPQLTL; this comes from the exons ATGGCTCGGGGTGGGCCGGGGGCAGAGGAGGCCTCCCTCCGCTCAAACGCGTTGTCCTGGCTGGCCTGCGGGCTCCTGGCACTGCTGGCCAACGCCTGGATCATCCTCAGCATCTCGGCCAAGCAGCACAAGCACAAGCCGCTGGAGCTGCTGCTCTGCTTCCTGGCGGGCACGCACATCCTCATGGCGGCCGTGCCCCTCACCACCTTCGCGGTGGTGCAGCTCCGGCGCCAGGCCTCCTCCGACTATGACTGGAACGAGAGCATCTGCAAGGTCTTTGTGTCCACCTACTACACGCTGGCCCTGGCCACCTGCTTCACCGTCGCCTCGCTCTCCTACCACCGCATGTGGATGGTGCGTTGGCCCGTCAACTACCGCCTCAGCAACGCCAAGAAGCAGGCGCTGCATGCTGTCGTGGGCATCTGGATGGTCAGCTTCATCCTCTCCACGCTGCCCTCCATCGGCTGGCACAACAACGGCGAGCGCTACTACGCCCGCGGCTGCCAGTTCATCGTCTCCAAGATCGGCCTCGGCTTTGGCGTCTGCTTCAGCCTCCTGCTACTTGGGGGCATTGTCATGGGGCTGGTCTGCGTGGCCATCACCTTCTACCAGACGCTGTGGGCCCGGCCCCGGAGGGCTCAACAGGCCCGGAGagcgggggccgggggctgggccCGGGGGGCTGGGCCCGGGGGGCTGGGCACCCGGCCAGCCTTCGAGGTGCCGGCCATTGTGGTGGAGGATGCCCGAGGGAAGCGGCGGTCCTCGCTGGATGGGTCCGAGTCGGCCAAGACGTCCCTGCAGGTCACCAACTTGGTCAGCGCCATCGTCTTTCTCTATGACTCACTCACAGGGGTGCCCATCTTG GTGGTGAGCTTCTTCTCCCTGAAGTCGGACTCGGCTCCCCCCTGGATGGTGCTGGCTGTGCTGTGGTGCTCCATGGCACAGACGCTGCTGCTGCCTTCCTTCATCTGGTCCTGCGAGCGCTACCGCGCCGACGTGCGCACGGTGTGGGAGCAGTGCGTGGCTATCATGTCCGAGGAGGATGGCGACGACG ATGGGGGCTGTGATGACTATGCAGATGGCCGAGTGTGTAAAGTTCGCTTTGATGCCAACGGGGCCACAGCACCAGGGGGCAGGGACCCTACCCAAGTGAAGCTGCTGCCTGGAAGGCACATGCTCTTTCCCCCTCTTGAGAGGGTCCACTACTTACAG GTCCCTCTGTCCCGCCGTCTGTCCCACGATGAGACCAACATCTTCCCTACCCCTCGGGcacctggctccttcctgcacaAGTGGTCATCCTCTGATGACATCCGCGTCCTCCCAGCCCAGAGCCGGGCCCTAGAGGGCCCTCCTGAGTACCTGGGACAAAGACAAAGGctggagggtgaggaggaggagggggaggctgaAGGTGGGGGGCTGGCCAGCCTTCGCCAATTCCTGGAGGGCGGGGTTCTGGGGTCAGGTGGCGGACCCCCACGGGGTCCAGGCTTCTTCCGAGAGGAGATCACCACCTTCATTGACGAGACGCCTTTGCCTTCTCCGACGGCCTCGCCAGGGCCCTCTCCTCGCCGGCCCAGGCCGCTGGGAGTCTCACCCCGCCGACTCTCCCTTGGGTCCCCTGATAGCAGAGTCGTTGGACTTCCTTTGGGGCTAAGTGCAGGGCGACGCTGCTCCCTGACAGGAGGTGAGGGGAGTGCAAGAGCTTGGGGAGGATCTTGGGACCCAGGTAACCCCATCTTCCCCCAGCTGACCCTGTGA
- the P3H3 gene encoding prolyl 3-hydroxylase 3 yields MFRLLRWLPLLLLLPPPGSPEPPGLAPLSAGAPPQAPDLLYADGLRAYAAGAWAPAVALLREALRSRAAVGRARRDCGARCAAEPGAALPALLPASPGPDSGPGAARGAWEPLLLRAALRRAECLTQCGARRLGPGGAARLRVGSALQDAFRRREPYNYLQRAYYQLKKLDLAAAAAHTFFVANPMHLQMREDMAKYRRMSGVRPQSFRDLETPPYWAAYDTGLELLGQQEAALALPWLEEALQESLAQVESCRAGCEGPEEQEEEEEEEGTGSQGGLYEAIAGHWIGVLQCRQRCVGDTATRPGRSVPVPDFLPSQLRRLHEAHAQVGNLSQAVENVLSVLLFYPEDEAARKALDQYRAQLGEPRAGLGPREDIQRFVLRSLGEKRQLYYAVEHLGASFKDPDLWTPAAFIPEALREKLREDREKRPWDHEPPQPKPLTHWKDVLLLEGVTLTQDAGQLNGSERVVLDGLLTPAECGVLLQLAKDAAESGARSGYQGRRSPHTPHERFEGLTVLKAAQLARAGAVGSQGAQLLLEVSERVRSLTQAYFSPDRPLHLSFTHLVCRSAVEGGQAQRMDLSHPVHADNCVLDPDSGECWREPPAYTYRDYSGLLYLNDDFQGGDLFFTEPNALTVTAQVRPRCGRLVAFSSGVENPHGVWAVTRGRRCTLALWHTWAPEHREQEWTEAKELLQEPEKEEGEEMPSRDPAPEPPSHRLQRVQDKAGKPPRVREEL; encoded by the exons ATGTTCCGGCTCCTCCGGTGGCTGCcgctcttgctgctgctgcctcccCCGGGGTCCCCCGAGCCCCCCGGCCTGGCCCCGCTGTCCGCGGGGGCGCCCCCCCAGGCCCCCGACTTGCTCTACGCCGACGGGCTGCGCGCCTACGCGGCGGGGGCCTGGGCGCCGGCGGTGGCCCTGCTGCGGGAGGCGCTGCGGAGCCGGGCGGCGGTGGGCCGCGCGCGGCGGGACTGCGGGGCGCGCTGCGCGGCCGAGCCGGGGGCCGCGCTCCCCGCCCTGCTCCCCGCCTCCCCGGGGCCCGACTCCGGGCCGGGAGCGGCGCGGGGCGCCTGGGAGCCGCTGCTCCTCCGCGCCGCGCTGCGGCGCGCCGAGTGCCTGACCCAGTGCGGGGCGCGGAGGCTGGGTCCGGGGGGCGCGGCGCGGCTCCGAGTGGGGAGCGCGCTCCAGGACGCCTTCCGCCGCCGGGAGCCCTACAACTACCTGCAGAGGGCCTACTACCAG CTGAAGAAGTTGGACCTGGCAGCAGCCGCAGCGCACACCTTCTTTGTGGCCAACCCAATGCACCTTCAGATGCGAGAGGACATGGCTAAGTACAGACGGATGTCCGGGGTTCGGCCCCAGAGCTTCCGGGACCTGGAGACGCCCCCATACTGG gCAGCCTATGACACCGGCCTGGAGCTGCTGGGGCAGCAGGAAGCAGCACTGGCACTGCCCTGGCTAGAGGAGGCCCTGCAGGAGAGCCTGGCCCAGGTGGAGAGCTGCCGGGCTGGCTGCGAGGGGCCTgaggagcaggaagaagaggaggaggaggagggcaccGGGAGCCAGGGAGGCCTGTATGAGGCCATCGCGG GGCACTGGATAGGGGTCCTGCAGTGCCGGCAGCGCTGTGTGGGGGACACGGCCACACGTCCTGGTCGCAGCGTCCCTGTCCCAGACTTCCTTCCCAGCCAGCTGAGGCGGCTGCACGAGGCCCATGCTCAGG TAGGGAATCTGTCCCAGGCTGTGGAAAATGTGCTGAGCGTACTCCTCTTCTACCCGGAGGATGAGGCTGCCAGGAAGGCTCTGGACCAGTACCGGGCCCAGCTAGGAGAGCCGAGAGCTGGCCTCGGGCCAAGAGAG GACATCCAGCGCTTCGTCCTTCGATCCCTGGGGGAGAAGAGACAGCTCTACTATGCCGTGGAGCACCTGGGGGCCAGCTTCAAGGATCCC GATCTCTGGACCCCAGCAGCTTTCATCCCTGAGGCCCTTAGAGAAAAACTCAG AGAGGATCGGGAGAAGAGGCCGTGGGACCATGAGCCTCCACAGCCGAAGCCCTTGACTCACTGGAAGG ATGTCCTCCTCCTGGAGGGGGTAACCCTGACCCAGGACGCGGGGCAGCTGAATGGGTCGGAGCGAGTGGTGCTAGACGGGCTGCTCACCCCAGCCGAGTGCGGGGTGCTCCTGCAGCTGGCCAAG GACGCGGCTGAGTCTGGAGCCAGGTCCGGCTATCAGGGCCGCCGCTCCCCACACACTCCCCACGAACGCTTCGAGGGGCTCACGGTGCTCAAGGCTGCCCAG CTGGCCCGGGCTGGGGCGGTGGGCAGTCAGGGCGCGCAGCTGCTTCTGGAGGTGAGCGAGCGCGTGCGGAGCTTGACACAGGCCTACTTCTCCCCGGACCGGCCCCTGCACCTCTCCTTCACCCACCTGGTGTGCCGTAGCGCCGTAGAAG GAGGGCAGGCGCAGCGCATGGACCTGAGCCACCCGGTGCACGCAGACAACTGTGTCCTGGACCCTGACTCCGGGGAGTGCTGGCGGGAGCCCCCGGCCTACACCTACCGAGACTACAG cggACTCCTCTACCTCAACGATGACTTCCAGGGCGGGGACCTGTTCTTCACAGAGCCCAACGCCCTCACCGTCACG GCGCAGGTCCGTCCTCGCTGCGGGCGCCTCGTGGCCTTCAGCTCCGGCGTGGAGAATCCCCACGGTGTGTGGGCCGTGACGCGGGGGCGGCGCTGCACCCTGGCGCTGTGGCACACGTGGGCCCCTGAGCACAGGGAGCAG GAGTGGACAGAAGCCAAAGAGCTACTGCAGGagccagagaaggaggagggagaagaaatgcCCAGCAGAGACCCCGCCCCAGAGCCCCCCAGCCACAGGCTTCAGCGGGTCCAGGACAAGGCTGGGAAGCCGCCTCGTGTCCGAGAGGAGCTGTGA
- the GNB3 gene encoding guanine nucleotide-binding protein G(I)/G(S)/G(T) subunit beta-3, whose product MGEMEQLRQEAEQLKKQIADARKACADITLAELVSGLEVVGRVQMRTRRTLRGHLAKIYAMHWATDSKLLVSASQDGKLIVWDTYTTNKVHAIPLRSSWVMTCAYAPSGNFVACGGLDNMCSIYSLKSREGNVKVSRELSAHTGYLSCCRFLDDNNIVTSSGDTTCALWDIETGQQKTVFVGHTGDCMSLAVSPDFTLFISGACDASAKLWDVREGTCRQTFTGHESDINAICFFPNGEAICTGSDDASCRLFDLRADQELTTYSHESIVCGITSVAFSLSGRLLFAGYDDFNCNVWDSMKCERVGILSGHDNRVSCLGVTADGMAVATGSWDSFLKIWN is encoded by the exons ATGGGGGAGATGGAGCAGCTTCGGCAGGAAGCAGAGCAGCTCAAGAAGCAGATTGCA GATGCCAGGAAAGCCTGTGCCGACATTACTCTGGCAGAG CTGGTGTCTGGCCTAGAGGTCGTGGGACGAGTGCAGATGCGGACGCGGCGGACGCTAAGGGGACACCTGGCCAAGATCTACGCCATGCACTGGGCCACCGACTCCAA GCTGCTGGTAAGTGCCTCGCAAGACGGGAAGCTGATTGTGTGGGACACCTACACCACCAACAAG GTGCACGCCATCCCGCTGCGCTCCTCCTGGGTCATGACCTGTGCCTACGCCCCGTCGGGGAACTTCGTGGCATGTGGGGGGCTGGACAACATGTGCTCCATCTACAGCCTCAAATCCCGGGAGGGCAACGTCAAGGTCAGCCGGGAGCTGTCTGCTCACACAG GTTATCTCTCCTGCTGCCGCTTCCTGGACGACAACAACATTGTGACCAGCTCCGGGGACACCACGTG TGCTCTGTGGGACATCGAGACCGGGCAGCAGAAGACTGTGTTTGTGGGACACACGGGGGACTGCATGAGCCTGGCCGTGTCCCCTGACTTCACACTCTTCATTTCGGGGGCCTGTGATGCCAGCGCCAAGCTCTGGGACGTGCGGGAGGGCACCTGCCGGCAGACGTTCACGGGCCACGAGTCGGACATCAATGCTATCTGC TTCTTCCCCAATGGAGAGGCCATCTGCACGGGCTCGGACGACGCCTCCTGCCGCCTGTTTGACCTGCGGGCAGACCAGGAGCTGACCACCTACTCTCATGAGAGCATCGTCTGCGGCATCACATCCGTGGCCTTCTCCCTCAGCGGCCGCCTGCTCTTTGCGGGCTACGACGACTTCAACTGCAATGTCTGGGACTCCATGAAGTGCGAGCGAGTGG gcATCCTCTCTGGCCACGACAACAGGGTCAGCTGCCTGGGGGTCACAGCCGATGGGATGGCTGTGGCCACTGGTTCCTGGGACAGCTTCCTCAAAATCTGGAACtga
- the CDCA3 gene encoding cell division cycle-associated protein 3: protein MGSAKSVPVTPARPPPHNKLLARVADPRSPSAGILRTPIQVESSPQPNLPAGEQLGGPKQSQDSDPRSPTLGIARTPMKTSGEPPSPLVKQLSDVFETEDPTLSLPPEPVLPLETPSSSQLDLPLGTRFSLEDQMPPWSQTELPPRQVFSKEEIGHASETPMASQDSDKPLRDPETPRSSGSKCSRWKPNSKVLGRSPLTILQDDNSPGTLTPRQGKWPSPLSENVRELKEGAVLGTGRLLKTGGRAWEQGQGHDKENQHFPLVEN, encoded by the exons ATGGGCTCAGCCAAGAGCGTCCCAGTCACTCCAGCGCGGCCTCCGCCTCACAACAAGCTTCTGGCTCGAGTGGCGGACCCCCGTTCCCCTAGCGCCGGCATCCTGCGCACTCCCATCCAG GTAGAGAGCTCTCCTCAGCCAAACCTGCCAGCAGGGGAGCAGCTGGGGGGCCCTAAGCAGTCCCAGGACTCAGATCCCCGCTCTCCTACCCTTGGCATTGCACGGACACCTATGAAGACCAGCGGAG AGCCCCCAAGCCCACTGGTGAAACAGCTGAGTGACGTATTTGAGACCGAAGACCCCACATTAAGTCTTCCCCCAGAGCCTGTTCTGCCCCTAGAGACACCTTCATCTTCTCAACTGGACTTGCCTCTGGGCACCCGGTTTTCCCTTGAGGATCAGATGCCACCTTGGAGCCAGACTGAGCTCCCCCCCAGGCAGGTGTTTTCCAAGGAGGAAATAGGACATGCCTCAGAAACCCCTATGGCCAGCCAGGACTCAGACAAGCCGTTGAGAGACCCCGAGACTCCTCGGTCTTCAG GTTCTAAGTGCAGCAGATGGAAACCAAACAGCAAGGTGCTAGGGAGATCTCCCCTCACCATCCTGCAGGACGACAACTCCCCCGGGACTCTGACCCCGCGACAG GGAAAGTGGCCTTCTCCCCTGAGTGAAAACGTTAGGGAACTAAAGGAAGGGGCCGTTCTGGGAACTGGACGACTTCTGAAAACTGGAGGACGAGCGTGGGAGCAAGGCCAGGGCCACGACAAGGAAAATCAGCACTTTCCTTTGGTAGAGAACTAG